Proteins encoded within one genomic window of Raineyella fluvialis:
- a CDS encoding DUF294 nucleotidyltransferase-like domain-containing protein, producing the protein MNVELTGIRDFLAAHHPFDLLPPEELDSLPARLTGRYFRRGTVILPAGRPTEAVYILRSGAVDITDANGALADRCGEGGAFGVSAARDDGPSRFTMTALEDSLALLMTPEDFRRLLASYRDFARFFDEQSAERLQAAVEALRLPEAGHEVLRTTLRDIVSRAPVSVDENLTVRDAARLMTANRVSALLVTRPGGESGDALSGIVTDRDMRRLIVGEGLPAEGPVSSIMTADPITIDPDAPAVEAMLMMMQRGFHHLPVVEHGRPVGMVTSGDIMRLQQANPVAIVGAIAACDDLDSLIVARGRLPGVVRELVRQDASAAEIGRIVTAVGDAVTRTLLRLAEADLGPAPVPYAWVALGSQGRLELGLSSDQDNALVLPDPPDPAADPDPAVDEWFAALAERVTAGLAACGYPLCPGDIMATNPAWRLSRSQWFQVFTRWISEPDSDAVLHADTFFDMRAITGADLVEPLLDAVHRGTADNQRFLARLAREAVSWVPPIGFFRGFVLDRAGQGTKGLDLKAGGIAPIVQIARVHALAAGLPEVNTAARLSAAAATGGISQRRADDLRGAYELISHLRHQHHSEQAERGEPADNVIDPGSLSTIDQHSLRDAFRIIKEAQQELAFTYQLHAVS; encoded by the coding sequence ATGAACGTCGAGCTCACCGGCATCCGGGACTTCCTGGCCGCCCATCACCCCTTCGACCTGTTGCCCCCCGAGGAGCTCGACAGCCTGCCGGCGCGGCTGACCGGCCGCTACTTCCGTCGAGGCACCGTCATTCTTCCCGCCGGACGCCCGACCGAGGCGGTCTACATCCTCCGCAGCGGTGCCGTCGACATCACCGACGCCAACGGGGCACTGGCCGACCGTTGTGGTGAGGGTGGTGCCTTCGGCGTCTCCGCCGCCCGCGACGACGGGCCCTCGCGGTTCACCATGACGGCGCTGGAGGACAGTCTGGCGCTGCTGATGACGCCCGAGGACTTCCGTCGCTTGCTCGCGTCGTACCGGGACTTCGCCCGCTTCTTCGACGAACAGTCCGCGGAACGCCTGCAGGCCGCCGTCGAGGCATTGAGGCTCCCCGAGGCCGGCCACGAGGTGCTGCGGACCACGCTGCGCGACATCGTCTCCCGCGCCCCGGTCAGCGTCGACGAAAACCTGACCGTCCGCGATGCCGCCCGGCTGATGACCGCGAATCGCGTCTCCGCTCTGCTCGTCACCCGGCCCGGTGGGGAATCCGGGGACGCGTTGAGCGGCATCGTGACGGACCGGGACATGCGTCGTCTCATCGTCGGTGAGGGACTGCCCGCCGAGGGGCCGGTGTCGTCGATCATGACCGCCGACCCGATCACCATCGACCCCGACGCCCCGGCCGTCGAGGCGATGTTGATGATGATGCAGCGGGGTTTCCACCACCTGCCCGTCGTCGAGCACGGCCGCCCCGTCGGGATGGTCACCAGCGGCGATATCATGCGCCTGCAGCAGGCGAACCCGGTCGCCATCGTCGGCGCCATCGCGGCCTGCGACGACCTGGACAGCCTGATCGTCGCGCGGGGCCGGCTGCCTGGTGTGGTCCGCGAACTCGTCCGCCAGGACGCCTCCGCCGCCGAGATCGGCCGGATCGTCACCGCCGTCGGCGATGCCGTGACGCGTACGCTCCTGCGGCTCGCCGAGGCGGATCTCGGCCCCGCACCGGTGCCGTACGCGTGGGTGGCGCTCGGATCGCAGGGCCGCCTTGAGCTCGGGCTGTCGTCCGACCAGGACAACGCCCTCGTCCTCCCGGACCCTCCCGATCCGGCCGCGGATCCCGATCCCGCCGTCGACGAATGGTTCGCCGCCCTCGCCGAGCGGGTCACCGCCGGGCTGGCCGCGTGCGGCTACCCGCTGTGCCCGGGCGACATCATGGCGACCAACCCCGCCTGGCGGCTCTCCCGGTCCCAGTGGTTCCAGGTCTTCACCCGGTGGATCAGCGAGCCCGACTCCGATGCGGTCCTGCACGCCGACACCTTCTTCGACATGCGGGCGATCACCGGCGCCGACCTGGTCGAACCGCTGCTCGACGCCGTGCACCGGGGCACCGCCGACAACCAGCGGTTCCTCGCCCGCCTGGCCCGCGAGGCCGTTTCCTGGGTGCCTCCGATCGGGTTCTTCCGGGGCTTCGTGCTCGACCGGGCCGGCCAGGGGACCAAGGGGCTCGACCTCAAGGCGGGTGGTATCGCCCCGATCGTGCAGATCGCGCGCGTTCACGCCCTCGCTGCCGGCCTTCCCGAGGTCAACACCGCCGCCCGGCTGTCCGCCGCAGCGGCGACCGGTGGGATCTCGCAGCGACGTGCCGACGACCTGCGTGGGGCGTACGAACTCATCAGCCACTTGCGTCACCAGCACCATAGTGAGCAGGCCGAGCGCGGGGAACCCGCCGACAACGTGATCGATCCGGGCTCCCTGTCCACGATCGACCAGCACAGCCTGCGCGACGCGTTCCGCATCATCAAGGAGGCCCAGCAGGAGCTGGCCTTCACCTATCAGCTGCACGCGGTGTCATGA
- a CDS encoding non-heme iron oxygenase ferredoxin subunit, which produces MGEGIVIAGVGEVADGGVLVVPKSTTHTEEDIAVFRVGDDYFALDDMCTHQEALLSRGWVEEGEVVCPLHLARFRLSDGMPTCFPATWPTPTHRVEVRDDVIVLFPGVPAEGAPVLER; this is translated from the coding sequence ATGGGCGAGGGCATCGTGATCGCCGGCGTCGGCGAGGTCGCCGATGGGGGAGTGCTGGTCGTGCCGAAGTCCACCACTCATACGGAGGAGGACATCGCCGTCTTCCGTGTCGGCGACGACTACTTCGCGCTGGACGACATGTGCACCCATCAGGAGGCCCTGCTGTCCCGTGGCTGGGTCGAGGAGGGTGAGGTGGTCTGTCCGCTGCACCTCGCGAGGTTCCGCCTGTCTGACGGGATGCCGACCTGCTTCCCCGCGACCTGGCCGACTCCGACGCATCGCGTCGAGGTCCGCGACGACGTCATCGTCCTGTTCCCTGGGGTCCCTGCCGAAGGAGCGCCCGTCCTCGAGCGCTGA